One Ammoniphilus sp. CFH 90114 genomic region harbors:
- the ablA gene encoding lysine 2,3-aminomutase, whose protein sequence is MSLLEKDLKAGKQAPGTRRHFREVELWKDVTDEQWNDWLWQLTNTIRTLDDLKKVVNLTPEEEEGVRISTQTIPLNITPYYASLMNPDDPRCPIRLQSVPLSAEILKTKYDLEDPLHEDEDSPVPGLTHRYPDRVLFLVTNQCSMYCRYCTRRRFSGQVGMGVPKKQLDAAIEYIRNTPEIRDVLISGGDGLLINDTILEYILKNLRAIPHVEIIRIGTRAPVVFPQRITEDLCNILKKYHPIWLNTHFNHSLELTEEAKKACDMLSFAGVPIGNQAVILAGINDSVHIMKKLMHDLVKARVRPYYIYQCDLSEGIGHFRAPVAKGLEIIEGLRGHTSGYAVPTFVVDAPGGGGKIALSPNYLISQSAEKVVLRNFEGVITSYPEPKNYVAGRADEYFNEAFGITERPESVGISALLNDEKFNLVPEGLRRMNKREAYKEAEDHASLKDRRDKRDEMKAKLIKAKS, encoded by the coding sequence ATGAGTCTATTGGAAAAAGATTTAAAAGCGGGTAAGCAAGCACCTGGTACACGTCGTCATTTCCGTGAGGTTGAGCTTTGGAAGGATGTTACGGATGAGCAATGGAATGACTGGCTGTGGCAGTTAACGAATACGATCCGTACACTAGACGACTTGAAGAAGGTTGTGAACCTGACACCTGAGGAAGAAGAAGGGGTGCGCATCTCGACCCAGACAATTCCATTAAATATTACACCTTACTATGCTTCTCTTATGAATCCAGATGATCCACGCTGTCCGATCCGTTTGCAGTCCGTACCTTTGTCTGCAGAAATCCTTAAAACGAAATACGACTTAGAAGATCCTCTTCACGAAGATGAAGATTCTCCGGTTCCAGGGTTGACTCACCGTTATCCTGACCGTGTCTTGTTCCTTGTCACCAACCAATGCTCGATGTACTGCCGTTACTGTACTCGCCGTCGCTTCTCTGGCCAGGTGGGAATGGGTGTACCGAAGAAGCAATTGGATGCAGCGATCGAATATATCCGCAATACGCCAGAAATTCGCGACGTTTTGATCTCTGGTGGAGACGGGCTACTCATTAACGATACCATTTTAGAATATATATTAAAGAACCTTCGTGCGATCCCGCATGTGGAAATCATCCGCATCGGAACTCGTGCACCGGTGGTATTCCCGCAACGTATTACAGAAGATCTGTGCAACATTTTGAAGAAGTATCATCCGATTTGGTTGAATACTCACTTTAATCACTCTTTAGAGCTAACCGAAGAAGCGAAGAAGGCCTGCGATATGCTTTCCTTTGCCGGAGTACCGATTGGTAACCAAGCGGTTATCCTAGCTGGAATTAATGACAGCGTTCATATCATGAAGAAATTAATGCATGACCTGGTAAAAGCTCGCGTAAGACCTTACTACATCTACCAATGTGACTTGTCTGAAGGAATCGGACACTTCCGTGCGCCAGTAGCGAAGGGATTAGAAATCATTGAAGGATTGCGCGGTCATACATCCGGCTATGCCGTACCAACGTTTGTTGTCGATGCACCAGGCGGTGGTGGAAAGATTGCTTTATCACCAAACTACTTAATCTCTCAAAGTGCGGAAAAAGTCGTATTGCGTAACTTTGAAGGAGTGATCACTTCCTATCCAGAGCCAAAGAACTACGTAGCTGGACGTGCAGATGAGTACTTTAATGAGGCTTTCGGTATTACAGAGAGACCGGAATCGGTGGGAATCTCCGCGTTGCTCAATGATGAGAAGTTCAACTTGGTGCCAGAAGGACTGCGCCGTATGAATA
- a CDS encoding tail fiber protein: MEPFIGEIRIFSFHFAPKGWAQCNGQLMPINQNQALFALLGVTYGGDGRTTFGLPDLRGRVPVHTSTNLYLGERGGSEYHTLNMSEMPSHTHSVAASSMLATSRNPEGLIWANTDVEAYGTNSLIGLHPSAITSVGGGHPHENRQPYRVVNYCIAIQGIFPSYN; encoded by the coding sequence ATGGAACCTTTCATAGGGGAAATTCGGATCTTTTCATTTCATTTTGCACCAAAGGGCTGGGCGCAATGTAATGGTCAGCTGATGCCGATTAACCAAAATCAAGCCTTGTTTGCTTTATTAGGGGTCACTTATGGCGGGGATGGTAGAACGACTTTTGGCTTACCTGACCTTCGCGGTCGTGTACCCGTACATACAAGCACCAATCTTTATCTTGGTGAACGTGGCGGTTCTGAATATCACACGCTAAACATGAGTGAAATGCCCAGTCATACCCATAGTGTGGCCGCTAGTTCTATGTTGGCTACTTCGAGGAATCCTGAAGGGCTTATTTGGGCCAATACAGATGTGGAAGCCTATGGAACAAATAGTCTCATAGGTTTGCACCCAAGTGCGATTACTTCAGTTGGCGGTGGTCATCCTCATGAGAATCGTCAGCCTTATAGGGTCGTTAACTATTGTATAGCGATACAAGGGATTTTTCCAAGTTACAATTAG
- a CDS encoding phage tail protein — translation MSDAFLAEIRIFAGNFPPKGWAFCNGQILPLAQNTALFSLLGTMYGGDGKTTFALPNLQGRVPIGAGQGQGLSAYDLGKQGGEATVALTISEMPEHSHQVRVGDKTDTNSDPTGRVWTEVKGRNGRDAYGSGAHVPMNGSAIRSTGNSIPHNNRQPYLGLNFIIALQGTFSPRS, via the coding sequence ATGTCGGATGCATTTCTTGCTGAAATACGCATATTTGCCGGGAATTTTCCACCGAAGGGTTGGGCGTTCTGTAATGGACAAATCCTTCCACTGGCTCAGAACACGGCTCTTTTTTCATTATTAGGGACCATGTACGGAGGAGATGGAAAAACAACCTTTGCCTTGCCAAATTTGCAGGGACGTGTTCCTATTGGAGCTGGCCAAGGGCAGGGATTATCAGCATATGATTTGGGTAAACAGGGAGGAGAAGCAACGGTCGCCCTTACGATTTCGGAAATGCCAGAGCATTCTCATCAAGTGCGAGTGGGGGATAAAACGGATACAAACTCGGATCCAACAGGCAGGGTCTGGACAGAAGTAAAGGGGCGAAATGGCAGGGATGCCTACGGTTCTGGTGCCCATGTTCCTATGAATGGAAGTGCTATCCGTTCTACGGGGAATAGTATTCCGCATAACAATCGTCAACCCTACTTGGGGTTGAATTTTATTATTGCCTTGCAAGGGACTTTTTCACCGCGTAGTTAA